The nucleotide sequence cttaaaaataaaataaaataaagacactgTCCTGACCACAGCCCCAAAAAGTACTGATCCATCATGTGTCAGCTCCAGCTTAGACAGGAACTTTTCTTCATGAGCAGCTTCAAAAACAGTACACCCCTGTGGCTTACAGTTCCTAGATATGAAGATGAGCCTGGACCTGATTTGTCTTGGGGTGGTTGGAGGCTGCTAAGGTGCCACACTGCGCTGTTCATCTCAGCAAGCAGCCACTGATGTTCCAGCATGTGCCCAGCCTCATTCTGGGCACTGAGGATAGAGATGAAGCCAATCAAGTCCCTATTCTGCAGGAACTCACAGTCTTGTGGAAAGTGGAGGCCATCAATACACAGATGATAATAGTGTGATCAGCGCTGTGATGGATGAAATTCAGGGCAGAGAAAGTCTCTAACCAGCTTAGGTGATAAAGGGAATGCTTCCAGAGTGAAAAGATGAGGTATTCTACTTAAAAGGTAGAAGGGGCAGGGGCCCTCGCTCTCTGACCCCATTATGGGGGAGAGTCAGGGGTGGGGATCGGGACTTGGGAGGGgtgataaatacaaataaaaaacgaggggtgcctgggtggctcagtcgttaagcgtctgccttcagctcaggccatgatcccagggtcctgggatcaagccccgcatcgggctccctgctcagcgggaagcctgcttctccctctcccactgccccctgcttgtgttccctctctcgctgtgtctctctctgtcaattaaataaataaataaaatctttaaaaaaaataaaaaatgaaaggtaaaagGGCATTCGAGAGAGAGCAACCAGCATCATAAATGGTTGGCAGTAAGAAACAGTCtgggtgttttcttttcttctttttttctttctttctttcctttctttctctctctctctctttttttggcaGTGGTGCAGAGACTCCAGGCAGCTCCCAAGTTACGAAGAAGATGGAGCTAAATATGGAGGCCGGGAACAtatcatgggggtggggagacttaTATGTTAGGCAAAGAATTTTGGCCTTTCCCCTTTAGACAGTGGGGAGGCCTGATTTATAAACTGTAATACAATCACCATTCCTTAAGCCTGGGAAGGAGCACCAGCTGGGAATAGTTTCCACTCCAGGCCCAGGCAGGTGCAAGTCTTCTCAGTGACTCTCTCCCTActggggcagtggtggggggagacaggaggcgggccccacacccaccccttcCTCAGGCCTGTCTCCAGCAGCTGTTTTATGCCCTGAATACCTCTAGAGAGCCTCACCATCAACTCCCTGGATATTAAAAGAATGGCAGCAAAGGCAGACTGTCTTAAAAGCTAGACTCCCTCACAAGTTACCACCACCACgtggaaagaaaacaattatctaattataaaatatgggcccataaaaatcttttaaaagaaacattaatcGTTCTCTGATAAGAGCTCCTATGTAATTCTCCTAACAACCCTAGAAGGCATCGTCATCCCCATGTGATAGGTGACAAAACCACGACCCAGAGATCAGATAAACttgtgcaaggtcacacagccaataaaaGGCAAAATCCAGATCAGAATCCAGATTAAGACCTTTAGACCTAAGAATTGGAAAATGCCTGGTACCCCCCTCATCCACCAACCCtaatatagaatttaaaatgagaaatctaAACTATAACATCGTCAGGAAGCcaaaaatgttttcacttttccCCCCAAAGTGATTacttgatgctttttaaaaatacaaaataattttattaattcattattttctcattctttgttaGGTGCCCTAATCACTCATGCTTAGTACGCCTTTGACTAATCCAGAGTTGCCCACATCTGTAGGATCTGAAATCTAGGCATTTTCCCTCTGCCATGTTgcctctcaatttttttttcttttttttttttttgagagggagagagaaaggtggggagaggcagagggaaagaatctttttttttttttctaagatttatttattttaagagggcctgggtgtctcagttggttaagcctctgcctttggctcagatcatgattctggagtcctgggattgagctccatgtcctCATTGGGCACCATGCtcgcagggagtctacttctccctctccctctgctttccacCCCTTATGCTCCtgcactctctttcaaataaatacataaaatctttaaaacttttttttaaaaagacttatttattttagaacgagagagagcacaggaagagggagagggagaatctcaagcagactccccactgagcgcagagcccgaagcgaggctcagtctcatgaccctgagatcatgacctgagccaaaatcgagtcagacacttaaccaactgaaccacccaggcgcccctacctctCAAAATGTTTTGAAGCAATTTCATAAAACTTCaacaaattaaaatgcaatttatttctaatttttaaaaaaatgtaccaaacagttcaaaaaagttttttgtcCCCATCCCCATTCACAGGCTCCAAATCAATATGAATGGCACCCCCTGTCCACCCAAGTGCCCAGGCTGGAAATTTGGgttctttttaaatctcaagCTGTTTCcaccatcctcccacccccacattaTTCTCCCATCCATTTTCTACACTAGGGTGATCTAatttcctgcttaaaacccttcagtgaCTCTGCATGACCCAAAGGATAAAATCCAAATCACTAGACCCTCcggccttcccctccctctctgagaCTCTTGCTTCCCTTTCTCACAACACTGAGCACTGCACTGTGAAATTTTAGTGAGAACACTAATGAGAACACAAACCACTAGTCAATTACGAAACTTCGTCTTCATTAGACCATCCAGCCCAAGTCTGgcacagagaaaaaaacattagaaatagtTGCTAATGATGATTCAAACGCCTGCTAGTCAGAGGACACAGTAATGAGTAGCTTGCTGTGACCAGAATCTGAAAACCTGCTTTCAACCCTTGCCTCAAAGGTTGCACAAAAGTGAGAAACTCAACCATGCTGGCTCTCATCAACCCATTCCTTCCCAGAGCAACCTGGGTATGAAACGGCCTTGGacctttccagatttttccagACAGTAAATTATTGCTCtttacattttaataacttttgtGAAATGTTACATTTTGAAACTGTTAATGCTTACTCCATTGTTCCCAACCCCATCTCAATATATGATCCAAAGACGGCAGGCACCTTGGGTCCCAGGCAGGAACTGGTccataaaaaaaacccagcacaTCTGCCACCAAAAATCAAATTAACTCTTCAAAATTACAAAACCAATGATTTAACTGGAAAGATGctattctttaaaaagtacttaagCAACAACACTATTGAGCCAAAGAATGCTAGTAGGCTATAAAGGACAGTGAGGGGTAATTGTTTCCTCTGCCATGTTCCAAACTGCATTTCATGTAAACATAttgcttttataaacaaaaacttcaaaccttgcattaaaaaaaattcaatgtttacattttttaaaacctgtggtaaaagacacataaaatttaccatcttaaccattttttttttaagattttatttgagagggagagggagcagcagactccctgccaagcagatagcccagtgtggggctcaatcccagtaccccgagatcacgacctgagccaaaggcagacagttaaccaactgagccacccaagcgcccccatcttaatcatttttaaatgtacagttcaataaagaaatttcacatttttgtgcaagtaatttccagaactttttcatcttgaaaagttcaaactttatacccattaaacaactccctattttcccctttccctagcctgtggcaaccaccattctgctttgaGTTTAGACACCTCATGTAAttgaaatcacacagtatgtcTTTTTGTGATGTCTATTTCACCTAGCGTGTCTTttaggttcacccatgttgtagcatgtgtcagattttccttccttttaaggctgagtgatattccattgtatgtatacacattttgtttacccactcacctagacatttgggttgcttctgccttttggcaattgtgaatgctgctgtgaacataggtatacccagaaatggaactgCTAGATCCTACGGTCATTctaggtttaattttttgaggaactgctatattgttttctgtagtggctataccattttacattcccaccaacaatgaatagggattctaatttctccacatccttgccaatgcttggATTGGCAGCCAATGCTTGGATAAAACAGCCaccctgacaggtgtgagataatTATTtcatgcttttgatttgcatttccctaattattagtgatgctgcacatcttttcatatgcttgttggcctACAGAGtttatattaaacaaaacaaaagctacttcacatttaaaaaataaactcactttttaaaacttcttgtCTGCTCCTGGGAAAGTCCCTCTCCTCTATCAACTTGAGAAGCTGGCAGGCTGTGCTTACAAACCTTCATCCATACAGCAAGTCTTCCTTCTAGGACAGCTGCAAAACTGGAAGCCCAGAAACAGTAGGTGGTGACAGATCAGACCTGTTATTGCAGGAAAGCAACAAGCTCGCCCCCTAGTGACAAGttagaaagataataaaaagagcaaatgtttacttaaaaaagcaTAACCACCATGTAGAACATAATCTCTACCTTACCCAGAGTCTGGAGAGAAACTAATAACACAAACTACTAATCGATCAAAATAGTTTATTCACAGGGACAGTTAAAAAGGTTCAGGTCCAAGGGACAAAATGTGTCACAAAATCCTTGCTTACAAATCCCTAGCTGAAGCTGCCTTGGGAATAATCTGCTCCTTAAGCATGGTGAGCAATGCCAGGGGAGTGGACTGGGGATGCTAACTGTCAACTGTGAATGCCTCCACTAAAGGCAGGCTTATATTTCATCATCTTTGGCAACCCTGACATATAACGACctttaattttatgttgtatgtCCCTCCCAATCTCTGTGAATTTATTGAAGATCTGACTctaaaggcaaaaaggaaaccCACACCAATGATTACATAAGTCAGAGGGTGGCAGTTGTGACTATTTGACTTGTTCTTAGCTGCTTAAGCCCTCTATTATGTAAATCAAGATACTTTGATTTTCAAGCCCTCccaactaaaataataataataacaacatcTGATTCCTTCAGGCACTATGGCTGCTGATTTTTCCAACTTCCTGCTCTGtctcccctctgcacccccccacaaTCTCTATGGCTCTCTAGTTTGCTGTTTTTCACTGAGCTATaagactttgagaaaaaaaaatcccgttATGTGCGTGCCTTCACAGAACACAACAGATAAAAAGAACACTgactgaaataaacattttaggctACAACCCAGTAGGTGACACTCTGGGGCAATGGGTCTATGTAACCAGAGCTACTGACATTAAGTCCCAAGTCTTCCTGCCCCAGCAGGTTGACCTTTAAGGGCTACATAAGACATAGGAGGTGCCAGCCTCAAGCTGTTTGTTGCTTAGGAATATGGACCACACTACCCAAATGTCAAAGGCTGGACATTTTTCTGCTGTTCTTTGTGCAGCTGCCGGGCCCGATTTTTTAGTATCTCGGCCTTCGCCTCGTCTTTATCTACGCCATCCCCCAGCCTGTACATGCGGCTGGCATTGGCACAGGCCCAGATGTGGCCCAAATCACAGGCTTTCATTGAATATTTACATGCCAGGCCCATGTCCTTGGGAAAGCCAGGGGCACCCTGCAGGAACATGGCACTGAGATTGAAGCAGCTGGAGGCATAGCTGCCTTCGCAGGCCCTTGTGTAGTAGTCTCTAGCCTTCTCCAGGTCAGGCTGGCCGTCCTCATTGATCTGTCCATCATGTGCCAGGAGACCAACATTGTGACATGCCTCCACAGACTTCTTTCCGGGCCTCTCACATGCCATCAGAAAGCAGCTGGAGGCAGCTTTCAGGTCCTGGGTCAGTCCacctgggaggagggaaagggaagaataaaataaacccaaGCCAGGGCAGAACCTGAATGTCTCAGGCCAGTGTTAGAGAATTCCTGAATAAAGTTCATATATTTTGAGCTAAGGCAGCACAAAAGGAAGGTGGCCTGGTATGATGCACTAACCTTCCAGCTTTTTTAGCCTTGGAATCTTTTGTTCAAGTGGTATCTTGTGAGATATGCCacccctaaaggagctgaaaAGTGGGGATTATAATAATAGCTACCTTGTGGGGTTACAACAAGAACATGTGATCTTATCAGCACTTCATTCAATgttcattaatttaaatgtataatgAATACATATTATTTGCCAACCACTGTGCTAGGTTCTGGACAATAAAGAAACACTGTCCCTAACCTTGTGGATTTTAAGTCTAATGAAACAGATATTTAACAACCACACAACTAAGTGTTAGGATTTTAAGTGTGTCAAACATGTGGAAGAAAAGTACAGGATGTTATGAGAATGTATCAGGACTCTGACCTAGATGGGGATAAGGTCAAGAAAAGCCTCCCcaaagaagtgacatttgagctataatataatgggaaaaaagaaggaaaaaaatacggGGTGAGGGTTGTTCAGGCAGCAGGAATAGGATACAAACAGAAAAGGAGCTTATACGGCTAGAACCCAGAAATCACTAGGGAAAACAGGCTGCAGAGACAGGCAGGGGTCAGAACACGCAGGATCCTGTACTTATCCTAGGAGCAATGGGAAGCTGCTAACAGGTGATTTTAAACAAAGGTGGTGACAGggcttaattttctctttagttgttgttttttcatggaaaatttcaaatccCCATGTATGACTGATGTGAAATGTTGGGGCTCAGGAGCAAAcggtcaagaaagaatttttgaggcaccttcagtgcaaaaagggtggttttattaaagcacaggggacaggacccgtgggcagaaagacctgcactggggttgtgaggagggactgattata is from Zalophus californianus isolate mZalCal1 chromosome 4, mZalCal1.pri.v2, whole genome shotgun sequence and encodes:
- the LOC113934360 gene encoding cytochrome c oxidase assembly factor 7, with the protein product MAGVVDFQDEEQVKSFLENMEVECNYQCYREKDPDGCYRLVDYLEGIQKNFEEAAKVLKFNCEENKHSDSCYKLGAYYVTGKGGLTQDLKAASSCFLMACERPGKKSVEACHNVGLLAHDGQINEDGQPDLEKARDYYTRACEGSYASSCFNLSAMFLQGAPGFPKDMGLACKYSMKACDLGHIWACANASRMYRLGDGVDKDEAKAEILKNRARQLHKEQQKNVQPLTFG